The proteins below come from a single Pelagibaculum spongiae genomic window:
- a CDS encoding LysE family translocator has protein sequence MSLESAITFFIAIFIFGITPGPGVFALLARALVHGSRSCFFLALGMTISDIIYLTFACLGLAAIATHWGEVFTVVRWVGAAYLLYLGYKLFTSASQSADIDKSNKAAGHVASFIQGVLISASNPKVILFYIAFLPTFIDLSVLNAADIALAAVLTLVALMSGLMLIAFSAARAAKMLKTAKAVKRMNYSAGSIMMGAGIYLAASK, from the coding sequence ATGTCATTAGAAAGCGCCATCACCTTCTTTATTGCGATCTTTATTTTCGGTATTACGCCCGGCCCGGGTGTGTTCGCCTTATTAGCACGTGCGCTGGTGCATGGCAGCCGTAGTTGCTTCTTTCTGGCGTTAGGTATGACGATTAGCGATATCATCTACCTGACCTTTGCTTGCCTAGGTCTGGCGGCAATCGCGACTCACTGGGGTGAAGTGTTTACCGTGGTTCGCTGGGTAGGTGCAGCTTATCTGCTGTATCTGGGCTACAAGCTATTTACCTCTGCTTCACAATCAGCCGATATTGATAAAAGCAACAAAGCTGCCGGCCATGTTGCCAGCTTTATTCAGGGTGTATTGATTTCGGCTTCTAACCCGAAAGTTATTCTATTTTACATTGCTTTTTTACCGACATTTATCGATTTGTCTGTATTAAATGCAGCAGATATCGCACTGGCAGCAGTATTAACTTTGGTCGCTTTAATGAGTGGGTTAATGTTAATTGCTTTTTCAGCGGCTCGCGCTGCCAAAATGTTGAAAACAGCTAAAGCCGTTAAACGAATGAACTACAGTGCTGGCAGTATTATGATGGGTGCGGGGATTTATTTAGCGGCGAGCAAATAA
- a CDS encoding Fic family protein, whose protein sequence is MARIRIPAPIEELAKKFTPETWAPLLSKYGATSPDGEYLHWDKFKWKVEKGDNEEAAWLATKVARSTIAKQINLLCADKEQNKFIYCVPDSLFARLHHIDKITGGGHAISDATFATSKQKDKFLVQSLMMEEAITSSQLEGASTTRKVAKEMLQTARNPKDKSEQMIFNNFQLMKKVFEFKDQSLSIDLILELHQIATHNAIENNATPGEFRTDNDITISDMYNEIAHEPPCYQSLLDRMNALCEFANADNSESSTQFVHPVVKAIILHFMIGYIHPFGDGNGRTARALFYWFMLQSGYWLFEYVSISKLIQEKKSSYDKAFLYTESDQFDLTYFIYQQADIIQQAIGSLYSYIETKKSELYQFSEWLENSRISKQLKHGHKEVLKDAINQPGKTFTAKQVANELDVNENTARSYLNKLAEEELLIPTKIKKSRTITYIAPANLREKLEL, encoded by the coding sequence ATGGCTAGAATCAGAATCCCAGCTCCTATTGAAGAACTTGCCAAAAAGTTTACACCTGAGACATGGGCTCCATTGCTTTCCAAATATGGCGCAACCTCACCAGATGGCGAATACCTTCATTGGGACAAGTTCAAATGGAAAGTGGAAAAAGGCGATAACGAAGAAGCTGCTTGGCTAGCCACCAAGGTCGCTAGGAGCACTATTGCCAAGCAAATTAACTTGCTATGCGCAGATAAAGAACAAAACAAGTTTATCTATTGCGTTCCCGATTCTCTATTTGCCAGATTGCACCATATTGATAAAATCACCGGTGGCGGCCATGCCATTAGCGATGCAACGTTTGCCACCTCCAAACAGAAAGACAAATTTCTGGTTCAGAGTTTAATGATGGAAGAAGCGATTACTTCATCTCAACTAGAAGGGGCATCGACTACCAGAAAAGTCGCCAAGGAAATGTTGCAAACCGCTCGGAACCCCAAAGATAAATCTGAGCAGATGATTTTTAATAATTTTCAATTAATGAAAAAGGTATTTGAATTTAAAGACCAATCATTATCTATCGATCTGATTTTAGAATTACATCAGATCGCTACTCACAATGCGATTGAAAACAATGCAACGCCAGGTGAATTCAGAACTGATAATGATATTACTATTTCTGACATGTATAACGAGATAGCCCATGAACCACCGTGCTATCAATCGCTTCTGGATAGAATGAATGCTCTGTGTGAATTTGCCAATGCAGATAATTCCGAAAGCTCTACACAGTTTGTTCACCCAGTCGTAAAAGCAATAATTTTGCATTTTATGATCGGCTATATTCATCCGTTTGGTGATGGCAATGGCAGAACGGCTCGGGCACTTTTTTATTGGTTTATGCTTCAATCGGGCTACTGGCTATTCGAATATGTATCTATTAGTAAGCTGATACAGGAAAAGAAAAGCAGCTATGATAAAGCATTTTTATATACCGAATCCGATCAATTTGACTTAACATATTTTATTTATCAACAAGCAGATATTATCCAGCAAGCTATTGGATCTCTTTATTCGTATATCGAAACGAAAAAGAGTGAATTATATCAATTTTCTGAATGGCTAGAAAACAGTCGAATTTCAAAACAGTTGAAGCATGGACACAAAGAAGTACTTAAAGATGCAATAAATCAACCTGGAAAAACTTTTACTGCAAAACAAGTAGCTAATGAATTAGATGTCAATGAAAATACTGCGAGATCTTATTTAAATAAACTGGCAGAAGAAGAGCTATTAATACCAACAAAAATAAAAAAATCTAGGACTATTACTTATATAGCACCAGCTAACCTCAGAGAAAAACTGGAGCTCTAA
- a CDS encoding type II secretion system protein N → MKQVIKYGLLGLLCYLVLLIATIPAAPVIYQIQQQVPRTFQAGGVSGTLWNGKIAQVVASGETLANIRWEVKPLSLFTGELAIKLRAGDKEEWLDSKVAVSFSGDVSVEDTQARLTFNRFRRFLPGGIDADGVFRLDLEHLALVNGKPESFKGELKWRQASLSTPLARPELGNLTLQLTGNGYGKGAKYQGTLKDDGGPLGVDIKLELSDLDKYKVKGMIEPRDNFDQPTRRLISGFLPSDNNGKLKVDQRGSLKTLQQFL, encoded by the coding sequence ATGAAACAAGTGATTAAATACGGTTTGCTTGGCCTGCTGTGCTATTTAGTACTGCTGATTGCCACCATTCCAGCAGCACCGGTGATCTATCAAATTCAGCAACAAGTACCTCGCACTTTCCAAGCGGGCGGCGTTAGCGGCACTTTATGGAATGGTAAAATTGCTCAGGTTGTCGCTTCTGGTGAAACCCTGGCCAATATCCGCTGGGAAGTAAAACCGCTTTCTTTATTCACTGGTGAACTGGCAATTAAGCTGCGTGCCGGTGATAAAGAAGAATGGCTCGATAGCAAAGTAGCTGTCTCTTTCTCCGGCGATGTATCGGTTGAAGATACTCAAGCGCGCTTAACCTTTAACCGCTTCCGCCGCTTCTTACCCGGCGGCATTGATGCTGATGGTGTATTCCGGCTCGACCTAGAGCATCTAGCACTGGTTAATGGTAAGCCCGAGTCTTTTAAAGGTGAGCTGAAATGGCGCCAAGCTAGTTTATCCACGCCTTTAGCCCGTCCTGAACTGGGTAACTTGACGCTTCAATTAACCGGCAACGGTTATGGTAAAGGCGCGAAATACCAAGGCACACTTAAAGATGACGGCGGCCCACTCGGCGTTGATATCAAACTTGAGCTAAGCGACCTAGATAAATACAAGGTCAAGGGCATGATTGAGCCACGGGATAACTTCGATCAGCCAACACGCCGGTTAATTAGCGGCTTTTTGCCTAGCGATAACAATGGCAAGTTAAAAGTCGATCAGCGTGGATCTTTGAAGACGTTGCAGCAGTTTTTGTAA
- the gspM gene encoding type II secretion system protein GspM, producing MNELVNTLQQRWNQLAKREQQLVGFGGSALLITLLYLLIIEPLVLGVSQLENKVEKQQRLKVWMEQSALEVKALQQNGAGATHSGSLLQMVSSSSRRFKVRPNRVEPQGQAVQVWLEDAIFDDVLRWLDHLASTGIQVNGMSLNREEASGRVRGRIKLQAG from the coding sequence ATGAATGAACTAGTCAACACACTTCAACAGCGCTGGAATCAACTGGCCAAACGCGAACAGCAACTGGTCGGCTTTGGTGGCAGTGCTCTACTGATAACTTTGCTTTATCTATTAATTATCGAGCCTCTAGTACTTGGAGTGTCCCAACTAGAAAACAAAGTCGAAAAACAGCAAAGGCTCAAAGTCTGGATGGAGCAATCTGCTCTTGAAGTAAAAGCGCTTCAACAAAATGGCGCAGGGGCAACCCATTCTGGCAGTTTGCTGCAAATGGTGTCTTCTAGCTCTCGCCGTTTTAAGGTCCGTCCTAACCGAGTTGAGCCGCAAGGCCAAGCGGTTCAAGTTTGGCTGGAAGATGCGATCTTTGACGATGTTTTGCGCTGGCTGGACCATTTAGCCTCCACTGGCATTCAGGTAAACGGCATGAGCCTGAACCGTGAAGAAGCTTCTGGTAGAGTCCGCGGTCGAATTAAGTTGCAGGCAGGATAA
- the gspL gene encoding type II secretion system protein GspL: protein MSTLIVRLGESASWALSGSGSLNEGFKPLRQSDKNQLSELASQHPVTCLVPGEAVALQKLQMPAQQLRQAKKALGFVMEDRVVGDIDQLHFVAGKERRDHLPVATVDCAQMTNWLEIAAELNLQPASVCPDMLALPWQEGSWSIAIEGERSLLKTNNDSGQVIDTIALADLLKLMLSQPKADEEAEQQPALLNQPTEIIVWGGDQPIIDAIRALLPESIGFKHSARGWMPATNWIAPLELRQGRFAPQAKIGKLWKQWKIAIIIGAVWSLVWLTGQGFHLLQLQQQQQQLDQQIVDTYRTAFPQSRNVPNPRLQMEQKLKQLRGGVESGDFPLLMSGTSKALVSEKDFKLDRINFDAGRGELRLELQLKDLERVEELRKGIANQGLNVEVKRATRADTGVDVRIVIRRGS, encoded by the coding sequence TTGTCAACTTTAATCGTCAGGCTGGGTGAAAGCGCCAGCTGGGCACTCAGCGGAAGTGGCAGCCTTAATGAAGGCTTTAAACCACTGCGCCAAAGCGATAAAAACCAGCTCTCTGAACTGGCCTCGCAGCACCCAGTAACTTGTCTGGTGCCGGGCGAAGCGGTCGCATTGCAAAAACTGCAAATGCCAGCGCAACAACTTCGTCAGGCCAAGAAAGCACTTGGTTTTGTCATGGAAGATCGAGTGGTTGGTGATATCGACCAATTACACTTTGTTGCCGGCAAAGAACGCCGGGATCATCTTCCTGTGGCAACCGTCGATTGTGCCCAGATGACAAACTGGTTGGAGATAGCCGCGGAGCTTAATCTGCAACCGGCTTCAGTCTGTCCAGATATGCTGGCACTGCCATGGCAAGAAGGTAGCTGGAGCATCGCCATTGAAGGTGAGCGCAGCCTGCTAAAAACCAACAATGATAGCGGCCAGGTTATCGATACGATTGCTTTAGCTGACTTGCTAAAACTGATGCTGTCACAACCGAAAGCAGATGAAGAAGCTGAGCAGCAACCCGCCTTATTAAACCAGCCGACAGAAATTATTGTTTGGGGTGGTGATCAACCGATTATCGATGCGATTCGAGCATTGTTACCTGAGTCAATCGGCTTTAAACACAGTGCCCGTGGCTGGATGCCCGCAACTAACTGGATTGCTCCGTTGGAATTACGCCAGGGTCGTTTTGCACCCCAGGCGAAGATCGGAAAATTATGGAAACAGTGGAAAATCGCGATAATTATCGGCGCAGTTTGGAGCCTAGTATGGCTGACTGGCCAAGGTTTCCATCTACTGCAATTGCAGCAACAACAGCAGCAATTAGATCAGCAGATTGTCGATACTTATCGCACCGCTTTTCCACAATCTCGCAACGTACCTAACCCACGCTTGCAGATGGAGCAAAAGCTCAAGCAATTACGTGGCGGCGTTGAAAGCGGTGATTTCCCATTGCTCATGAGCGGCACTTCCAAAGCACTAGTGTCTGAAAAAGATTTCAAACTAGATCGAATTAACTTCGATGCTGGCCGGGGTGAATTACGCCTTGAGCTGCAATTAAAAGATCTTGAGCGCGTTGAAGAACTGCGCAAAGGAATTGCCAACCAGGGTTTGAATGTTGAAGTGAAGCGCGCCACTCGTGCTGATACGGGTGTCGATGTCCGAATTGTGATTCGGAGGGGCAGCTGA
- the gspK gene encoding type II secretion system minor pseudopilin GspK: protein MIGINSKHHQQKGAVLITAILVVSLVAIIATTLIQQQSRMVRLGYSLRHMDQTYLFWDQYERFYLGQMGDLLKQNDFNVAKVDNLIKQQGGAFASGGDDELVCLRQELEEQGITINIEGLAAVDIQGRFDLNSLRNTNGTIDPNKLKILQRLLVAIEDYVNLPPSINSTNLINSTSPTGSQPTQDPLELDEQVIADSIADWMDSDSTAKSYGAEDDFYQGLDIAYRTPGNWMTDISELKLIKGIADQEDDAIRSRIYQELSKHITVLPTVIKSGQNGTTQTPRNAKLDINRASIPVLQSLHQNFSSNDALRLQDGRGTNGYKSLDDFWKEVAVQKTEDEIKQAISLGVEGQYFLVWGTLATGLGRAPASSLLEVDKQGKVTTLWRSRMFERKPSCQL from the coding sequence GTGATCGGCATTAATAGCAAACATCACCAGCAAAAAGGCGCAGTACTCATTACCGCTATTTTGGTAGTTTCTCTCGTCGCCATCATTGCCACCACCTTAATTCAGCAACAAAGCCGCATGGTTCGCTTGGGTTATTCGCTACGCCATATGGACCAAACCTATTTGTTTTGGGATCAGTACGAGCGGTTTTATCTCGGTCAGATGGGCGATTTGCTAAAGCAGAATGATTTCAATGTGGCCAAGGTCGATAACCTAATTAAGCAGCAAGGCGGTGCTTTTGCTTCTGGCGGTGATGATGAATTGGTTTGCCTGCGCCAAGAACTGGAAGAACAAGGCATCACGATTAACATCGAGGGTCTTGCAGCGGTCGATATTCAAGGGCGATTCGATTTAAACAGCCTGCGCAATACCAATGGCACGATTGATCCAAATAAATTAAAAATTTTGCAGCGATTGCTGGTAGCAATTGAAGATTACGTCAATTTGCCGCCCTCAATAAATTCAACGAATCTGATTAACTCAACAAGCCCAACTGGTTCACAACCCACCCAAGATCCTTTGGAATTGGATGAGCAAGTGATTGCAGATTCAATTGCCGACTGGATGGATTCCGACAGCACAGCCAAAAGCTATGGTGCTGAAGATGATTTTTACCAAGGGCTAGATATTGCTTATCGGACGCCAGGCAACTGGATGACCGACATCAGCGAGTTAAAGCTGATTAAAGGAATTGCCGACCAAGAAGATGATGCTATTAGAAGCAGAATTTACCAAGAATTGTCTAAACACATTACGGTGCTGCCAACAGTGATCAAATCTGGGCAGAATGGCACAACTCAAACGCCACGAAATGCCAAACTAGATATCAACCGAGCCAGTATTCCAGTGTTGCAATCACTACATCAGAACTTCAGCAGCAATGATGCTTTAAGACTGCAAGATGGCCGGGGCACCAATGGCTACAAGAGCCTTGATGATTTCTGGAAAGAAGTCGCGGTTCAGAAAACAGAAGATGAAATTAAACAAGCTATTTCACTTGGAGTGGAAGGCCAGTATTTCTTGGTCTGGGGAACTTTAGCTACCGGACTAGGCCGAGCGCCAGCTTCCAGCCTGCTAGAAGTCGATAAACAGGGCAAAGTAACTACCCTGTGGCGTTCACGAATGTTTGAGAGGAAACCAAGTTGTCAACTTTAA
- the gspJ gene encoding type II secretion system minor pseudopilin GspJ, which yields MFKRNRLASQQGFTLIEVMVAAAISAFILVASYSVLTQSYRGQQILEVQLEDIRQLQSAFAYVQLDIEQAISRPIVDEFGQMQPAFTGGLKADQLVELTRSGWRHSDLLPLSNLQRVGYLLEDEKLYRQTWYALDGREGEPRKRPLLDGVKELELEFLDSSSQWQKQWPVNQGDLNSLPRAVKLVMELEGYGEITRFFRVESAQ from the coding sequence ATGTTCAAAAGAAATAGGTTAGCCAGCCAACAAGGCTTCACTCTGATAGAAGTCATGGTCGCGGCTGCGATTTCAGCTTTTATTCTGGTGGCTAGCTATTCGGTACTCACCCAATCTTATCGCGGGCAACAAATTCTTGAAGTGCAGCTGGAAGATATCCGCCAACTGCAATCTGCTTTTGCTTATGTTCAGCTAGATATTGAACAAGCAATTTCTCGACCCATTGTTGATGAATTTGGTCAAATGCAACCCGCATTTACTGGCGGGCTAAAAGCCGATCAACTAGTCGAGCTAACTCGCTCCGGTTGGCGCCATAGTGATCTTTTGCCATTAAGTAATCTGCAGCGGGTCGGTTATCTACTGGAAGATGAAAAACTCTATCGGCAAACTTGGTATGCACTCGATGGCCGCGAAGGCGAGCCTAGAAAACGTCCTTTATTGGATGGCGTAAAAGAATTAGAGCTGGAATTTCTCGACAGTAGCAGCCAATGGCAAAAACAATGGCCTGTCAATCAAGGTGATCTAAACAGCTTGCCTAGAGCAGTGAAGTTGGTCATGGAACTGGAAGGCTATGGTGAGATTACTCGCTTCTTTCGGGTGGAGAGTGCCCAGTGA